A DNA window from Anaerocolumna sp. AGMB13020 contains the following coding sequences:
- a CDS encoding efflux RND transporter periplasmic adaptor subunit, translating to MTQQEVSSVKPKRKINLKNIKWKKIIKYTVILLIIAVIAGKVLDLLKPAGNQAQMSVQTAAVIKGNVESMLSGKGTIEPLDKYEVNALVKGEVLEAPFEEGDRVKKGDLLYQISTKDVENSIESANLTVEKAKRNYDDSMTKLGDLEQTAKISGYVKKLYVKAGDNIQAGANIADIYNSDYMYLDVPFLSALVKESLIGKQAVITMDTTLEQLKGKVTAVSDMEETIAGNIATRKVTIKVKNPGGIAAGALALASIGTEPCAANGTFRASVEQTITAEGSGKISALKLTEGRYMESGSIIYTLAAKDMNNAIEDSKLSLKEAELALKNQKNQLENYSIQSPISGQVILKNKKKGDTIDPGTDSSKGALAIVYDLSAMTFRMNIDELQIRNISVGQVVRITADALPGEEIKGRVEKIGLNSTTNNGVTTYPVTIRIDNTGNLLPGMNVTGKIITAKSDNALMVPTGAVMRDNIVYVKTAEKDTKTEGTGIKDSGAVDSEGIPAGFKEVKVEVGISNGTYVEIKSGLKEGDEVYIPFVDTSGIGGGDMGYYDEVTVTE from the coding sequence ATGACACAACAGGAAGTAAGCAGTGTAAAGCCTAAGCGCAAGATAAATCTAAAGAATATAAAGTGGAAAAAAATTATTAAATATACGGTTATCCTACTTATAATTGCAGTGATTGCGGGAAAGGTCCTGGACTTATTAAAGCCTGCCGGCAATCAGGCACAAATGTCAGTACAGACAGCAGCAGTTATCAAAGGTAATGTAGAAAGCATGCTAAGCGGGAAAGGAACCATTGAACCACTGGATAAATACGAGGTCAATGCTCTTGTAAAAGGAGAAGTGCTGGAGGCCCCTTTTGAGGAAGGCGATAGGGTGAAAAAAGGAGATCTTCTATACCAGATAAGCACCAAAGACGTGGAAAACAGTATAGAATCCGCAAACCTAACCGTTGAGAAAGCAAAAAGGAACTACGATGACTCCATGACAAAGTTAGGTGACCTGGAGCAGACAGCCAAAATCTCAGGTTATGTTAAGAAGCTCTATGTGAAAGCTGGCGACAATATCCAGGCCGGAGCAAATATTGCGGACATCTATAACAGCGACTATATGTATCTTGATGTACCTTTTCTCTCAGCACTGGTAAAAGAAAGCCTGATTGGAAAGCAGGCAGTTATAACCATGGACACAACACTGGAGCAGCTAAAGGGAAAAGTGACCGCAGTCAGTGACATGGAGGAGACCATAGCCGGTAATATAGCTACCAGGAAAGTAACCATAAAGGTAAAGAATCCGGGTGGTATTGCAGCCGGAGCACTGGCTCTGGCAAGCATTGGAACGGAGCCGTGTGCTGCAAACGGTACCTTTAGAGCAAGTGTTGAACAGACCATAACAGCAGAGGGTTCCGGAAAGATAAGCGCTTTAAAGCTTACTGAAGGCAGGTATATGGAAAGCGGCAGCATAATCTATACCCTGGCCGCAAAGGATATGAACAACGCAATTGAGGACAGTAAGCTTTCGCTGAAGGAAGCGGAGCTGGCTCTTAAGAATCAGAAGAATCAGTTAGAGAATTACAGCATTCAATCCCCGATATCCGGTCAGGTAATCCTTAAAAATAAAAAGAAGGGAGATACCATAGATCCGGGAACTGACAGCAGCAAAGGAGCGCTGGCCATAGTCTATGATCTTTCTGCCATGACCTTTCGTATGAATATTGATGAGCTGCAGATCAGGAATATCTCTGTGGGCCAGGTAGTCAGAATCACCGCGGATGCCCTGCCCGGAGAAGAAATTAAAGGCAGAGTAGAGAAAATCGGATTGAACAGTACCACCAACAACGGTGTAACCACTTATCCTGTTACCATCCGCATTGATAATACCGGAAATTTACTTCCTGGAATGAATGTAACCGGTAAAATCATAACTGCTAAGTCAGATAATGCGCTTATGGTACCCACGGGAGCTGTGATGCGTGACAATATCGTATATGTAAAGACTGCAGAGAAGGATACCAAAACAGAGGGTACAGGTATTAAAGACAGCGGGGCCGTGGATTCGGAGGGGATACCTGCCGGTTTTAAGGAGGTAAAGGTAGAGGTTGGAATCAGCAACGGCACCTATGTAGAAATCAAATCCGGTCTGAAGGAGGGAGATGAAGTATATATTCCCTTTGTGGATACCAGTGGAATCGGTGGCGGCGATATGGGCTATTACGATGAAGTTACTGTGACGGAATAG
- a CDS encoding ABC transporter ATP-binding protein, producing MSTEPLIEMIEIEKVYNMGDTQVRANDGISLKIYQGEFVAIVGKSGSGKSTLMNIIGALDTPTSGKYILKGQDVSKMKGDYLAEIRNKMIGFVFQQYNLLPKQNLLENVSLPLLYAGLGEGKRKKRALEVLEKVGIGDKWRNLPNQLSGGQQQRVSIARALAGNPSLILADEPTGALDSRTSREVLDLLKDLNHEGNTIVLITHDNSIAAEAQRVIRIIDGKVSFDGRVEKYKSILKESEEEHGSDTGI from the coding sequence ATGAGTACTGAGCCCTTAATTGAAATGATAGAGATAGAGAAGGTATATAATATGGGTGATACCCAGGTCAGGGCCAATGATGGCATCAGTCTTAAGATATATCAGGGAGAATTCGTTGCCATTGTCGGTAAGTCCGGAAGTGGTAAATCTACTTTAATGAATATCATTGGTGCCCTGGATACTCCCACCAGCGGAAAGTATATTCTGAAAGGGCAGGATGTTAGTAAAATGAAAGGGGACTATCTGGCAGAAATACGAAATAAAATGATAGGATTTGTATTTCAGCAATATAATCTGCTGCCGAAGCAGAACCTGCTGGAGAACGTCTCGCTTCCCCTGCTGTATGCCGGCTTAGGTGAAGGAAAACGAAAGAAAAGGGCATTGGAGGTACTTGAGAAGGTAGGCATTGGCGATAAGTGGAGAAACCTGCCCAATCAGCTATCCGGTGGACAGCAGCAGAGGGTATCCATCGCCAGAGCCCTGGCAGGCAATCCCTCCTTAATTCTTGCCGATGAACCCACCGGTGCCCTGGATTCACGTACCAGCAGAGAAGTACTTGATTTGTTGAAAGACTTAAACCATGAAGGAAATACCATTGTTCTGATAACCCATGACAATTCCATAGCAGCAGAGGCTCAAAGGGTCATCAGGATCATAGACGGGAAGGTATCCTTTGATGGGAGGGTAGAAAAATATAAAAGTATTCTAAAGGAAAGTGAGGAAGAGCATGGGTCTGATACAGGTATTTAA
- a CDS encoding ABC transporter permease: protein MGLIQVFKLSWSSIVSNKMRSFLTMLGMIIGVASVIIMVSLMEGMTREMKDSFGSMGVNNVTVTLIGRNGDVILTEEDMYEYAKEHKDTIKAVVPNVAFQTTVKGAADKMEGAQITGVDEKYAGLNDKTVEKGSFINYMDITNMEKTCVIGSYVDLKVFGQKAKVGDTIKIGGEAYTIKGILKETANNVEWSDDNCIYIPYTTGARQAGIGSISSYSLVAKDTKVVEKVTSDINDYLYNIYHDKKFYSATNLINMLNEINLQLGMMTALLAGIAGISLLVAGIGIMNIMLVSVTERTREIGIRKSLGAKKRDIMRQFVMEAGTTSGIGGTVGILLGAFASIEIGKAIGFNATPTLSVVLISFGISAGIGIIFGYLPANKAAKLNPIEALRSE from the coding sequence ATGGGTCTGATACAGGTATTTAAGCTATCATGGAGCAGTATCGTAAGCAATAAAATGCGGTCCTTCCTCACCATGCTTGGTATGATTATCGGTGTTGCTTCGGTTATTATCATGGTCAGCCTGATGGAAGGAATGACAAGGGAGATGAAAGACTCCTTTGGCTCAATGGGCGTGAATAATGTTACGGTCACCCTCATTGGAAGGAATGGAGATGTAATACTGACCGAAGAAGACATGTATGAATATGCCAAAGAGCATAAGGACACGATAAAGGCAGTGGTACCAAATGTTGCCTTTCAGACTACTGTAAAAGGTGCAGCGGACAAGATGGAAGGAGCTCAGATTACGGGAGTTGATGAAAAGTATGCGGGTCTCAATGATAAGACGGTAGAAAAAGGCAGTTTTATCAATTACATGGATATAACCAACATGGAAAAGACCTGTGTAATCGGCAGTTATGTGGACTTAAAGGTATTTGGCCAGAAAGCAAAGGTTGGCGATACGATTAAAATCGGCGGAGAAGCCTACACCATAAAGGGAATCTTAAAAGAAACTGCAAATAATGTGGAGTGGTCCGATGACAATTGTATTTACATACCTTACACCACCGGTGCAAGACAGGCGGGGATCGGAAGCATCAGCAGCTATTCCCTGGTGGCAAAGGATACCAAGGTGGTGGAGAAGGTAACCTCAGATATTAATGATTACCTGTATAATATTTATCATGATAAGAAGTTTTATTCCGCTACCAACCTGATAAATATGCTAAATGAGATAAACCTTCAGCTGGGTATGATGACGGCGCTCCTTGCGGGTATTGCTGGAATATCCCTGCTGGTAGCGGGTATCGGTATAATGAACATCATGTTAGTATCCGTAACCGAAAGAACCAGAGAGATTGGCATCAGGAAATCTCTGGGGGCTAAGAAAAGAGATATCATGCGCCAGTTTGTAATGGAAGCCGGTACTACAAGTGGAATAGGCGGAACAGTAGGTATCCTTTTAGGTGCCTTTGCAAGTATTGAAATCGGTAAGGCCATAGGCTTTAATGCAACCCCGACCTTGTCAGTAGTGCTAATTTCCTTTGGTATCTCAGCCGGAATCGGAATCATATTCGGATATCTGCCTGCAAATAAGGCAGCAAAACTAAATCCCATTGAAGCCTTAAGAAGTGAATAA
- a CDS encoding S41 family peptidase, translating into MKNSFENTKLDTEEESSAELIDQEEIGRESAAQTTVTQEAVPSEVVVEEKGKQVPITGQPVTMEDLLAERTDQEKCFMGLSPKKYLNDFDTLYKELQANYPYFGVVKRKHNVDIKEHYEKYRKQMKDCRNDDEFWTILKAFIDELQYTGHIQAWGYRYANELKSLKETVEAFPQYKETLQRYIDKLENPVSEKNYQLMKEFYEGLEAEVLERNKALGDSEDGGNNWEESEPLPNVTTKVLEKGKIAYVDIEAFDMSTYEEDKQILLPFYEKVQGYDHLIIDITKNTGGGMDYYNQLVVAPLADKTYSVSTYLLAKAGENNQYFLNMEEGLAEGLWLPLSKLPDLAGRNKEDLSQLDYFMKETYLIKPNHKSAFKGKLWLLVSPQNYSSAEYAAMFTKESGFATLVGEQTGGDGIGVDPAYIILPNSGLVIQYSPIYGITRDGRNSEEYGTEPDYYRRKDETALETCLRLIKNSNN; encoded by the coding sequence TTGAAAAATAGTTTTGAGAATACGAAGTTAGACACAGAAGAGGAGAGTTCGGCTGAATTAATAGATCAGGAAGAGATAGGGCGAGAGTCAGCTGCTCAAACCACAGTAACACAAGAGGCAGTACCTTCTGAAGTCGTGGTTGAGGAGAAGGGCAAGCAGGTGCCGATAACCGGGCAACCGGTTACGATGGAGGATTTGTTAGCAGAGAGGACAGACCAGGAGAAATGCTTTATGGGATTGTCTCCTAAGAAATACCTGAATGACTTTGATACCCTTTATAAGGAACTTCAGGCTAACTACCCCTATTTTGGTGTGGTAAAACGCAAGCATAACGTGGATATCAAAGAACACTATGAAAAGTACCGTAAACAGATGAAAGATTGCAGAAATGACGATGAGTTCTGGACGATACTTAAAGCTTTCATTGACGAATTGCAGTATACAGGTCATATTCAGGCCTGGGGCTACCGGTATGCCAATGAACTGAAGAGTCTGAAGGAAACAGTGGAAGCCTTTCCCCAATATAAGGAGACCCTGCAAAGATACATTGACAAGCTGGAAAACCCTGTTTCTGAGAAGAACTATCAGCTTATGAAGGAGTTCTACGAAGGACTGGAGGCAGAGGTCCTTGAACGGAACAAAGCATTGGGTGATTCAGAGGACGGCGGGAACAACTGGGAAGAGTCGGAGCCTTTACCCAATGTAACAACAAAGGTGCTGGAGAAGGGTAAGATTGCCTATGTAGATATTGAAGCCTTTGATATGAGCACCTATGAGGAGGACAAACAGATATTGCTGCCCTTTTATGAGAAAGTGCAAGGCTATGACCACCTTATCATAGACATTACCAAGAATACCGGGGGCGGGATGGATTATTATAATCAGCTGGTAGTAGCTCCCCTGGCCGATAAGACATATTCTGTATCAACCTATTTACTGGCAAAGGCAGGAGAGAACAATCAGTATTTTCTCAATATGGAGGAAGGCCTTGCAGAAGGACTATGGCTGCCGCTGTCAAAACTTCCGGACCTTGCTGGTAGGAATAAAGAGGACTTATCCCAGCTGGATTATTTTATGAAAGAGACTTATCTGATCAAACCAAATCATAAGTCGGCTTTTAAAGGGAAGTTATGGCTGCTAGTAAGCCCACAGAATTACTCCTCCGCAGAATATGCCGCTATGTTTACAAAAGAATCCGGATTTGCGACCCTGGTAGGCGAGCAAACAGGCGGTGATGGGATTGGTGTTGATCCTGCATATATTATCCTCCCTAACAGTGGTCTGGTAATACAGTACAGTCCCATATACGGGATAACCAGAGATGGCAGGAATAGTGAAGAGTACGGCACGGAGCCGGATTATTACCGGCGAAAAGATGAAACAGCACTGGAAACCTGCTTAAGACTGATTAAGAATAGCAACAACTAA
- a CDS encoding ABC transporter ATP-binding protein has protein sequence MSQTVVKIDNLVKRYKELTAVDHFNLEIKEGEILGLLGPNGSGKTTTISCLLSLLKFEEGNIEVFGQKMNPDSYSLKRDIGVILQNVAVFDTLTVYENIDFFCGLYVKEKATRKKYVEEAIQFVELTEFQKFYPKKLSGGLLRRLNIACGIAHKPKLIILDEPTVAVDPQSRNKILEGIVELNRQGTTIIYTSHYMEEVEAICSRIVIMDKGKNIANGTANELKLMIQNNETIYIDMRALPYEDLENIRQINHVYSAEYAREQLTVKCNGGKHNLIHIMNYLQEKGITFGRVHSELPTLNDVFLEITGKELRD, from the coding sequence ATGAGTCAGACAGTTGTAAAAATTGATAACCTGGTTAAGCGATACAAGGAGCTCACGGCGGTTGATCATTTTAACCTTGAAATAAAGGAAGGTGAGATTCTTGGTCTTTTAGGGCCTAACGGTTCGGGAAAGACAACAACCATAAGCTGCCTTCTGTCACTGTTAAAGTTTGAAGAAGGAAATATTGAAGTATTTGGGCAGAAGATGAATCCGGACAGTTATTCTTTGAAACGTGATATTGGAGTTATCCTGCAGAATGTGGCTGTTTTTGATACCCTTACGGTTTATGAGAATATTGACTTTTTCTGCGGCCTTTATGTGAAGGAGAAAGCCACAAGAAAAAAATATGTAGAAGAAGCCATACAGTTTGTAGAGCTTACGGAATTTCAGAAGTTCTATCCAAAGAAGCTTTCTGGCGGATTGCTCAGGCGATTAAATATTGCCTGCGGAATAGCCCATAAACCCAAACTGATTATTTTGGATGAGCCTACCGTTGCCGTAGATCCCCAGAGCCGTAATAAGATACTTGAGGGAATTGTTGAATTGAATCGCCAGGGAACTACCATTATCTATACCTCTCACTATATGGAGGAGGTGGAAGCAATCTGTTCCAGAATCGTCATAATGGATAAAGGAAAAAATATAGCAAACGGGACCGCAAATGAACTGAAGCTGATGATCCAGAACAATGAAACTATTTATATCGACATGAGAGCATTGCCTTATGAGGATCTTGAAAATATAAGACAGATAAATCATGTATATTCTGCAGAGTATGCCAGGGAACAGCTGACAGTAAAATGCAACGGCGGTAAACATAATCTGATTCATATAATGAATTACCTGCAGGAAAAGGGTATCACCTTTGGCAGGGTACACTCCGAGCTGCCCACCTTAAATGATGTATTTCTAGAGATTACCGGAAAAGAGCTTAGGGATTAA
- a CDS encoding ABC transporter permease, whose protein sequence is MFFHLLKYKLKALFREKDLLGWIFAFPIVLGTFFYLSFGTIMQSDEYDFSPVPIAYVTESGADETFDGILKELGTESDDQLFQITKTDMTQGEALLKAGEVDGILISLPDNSLQGAASQSISMIVSGKGLNQTIIKSFLETYLKHKSVIEQIGSTHPDKMEAAINILSENAEFNKEISYSNSKMDNLSQYFFALIAMTCMYGSVIGRRCVEDIQGNLSALGARREISPAHKLTVIVADFCGSVLVDFSSVLLLIGYLTMVLKIDFGDRVPQIILTAFAGSVIGVAMGMFIGSIGGISVTIKQALVSVISLVLSFLSGLMINTMKDIVEHTVPFVNRINPAALITDCLYSLNMYDNFERFYTDLVLMGVIAVLFIFGSYMQLRRNRYASI, encoded by the coding sequence ATGTTTTTTCACTTGCTAAAATATAAACTGAAAGCCCTGTTCCGTGAAAAGGATCTGCTGGGGTGGATTTTTGCTTTCCCAATTGTGCTGGGAACCTTTTTTTACCTGTCTTTTGGAACGATTATGCAGTCTGACGAGTATGATTTTTCTCCCGTGCCTATTGCATATGTAACAGAGAGCGGAGCAGATGAGACCTTTGATGGAATACTTAAGGAGCTGGGGACAGAGTCTGATGACCAGTTGTTTCAGATAACAAAAACAGATATGACCCAGGGGGAAGCACTGCTTAAAGCAGGAGAGGTAGACGGGATTCTGATATCATTGCCGGATAATTCCCTGCAGGGTGCTGCTTCGCAGAGTATTTCGATGATCGTTAGCGGTAAAGGACTGAATCAGACAATTATAAAATCTTTTCTGGAAACCTACTTAAAACATAAAAGTGTAATAGAACAGATCGGAAGCACACATCCGGACAAAATGGAAGCTGCCATAAACATACTCTCCGAAAATGCTGAATTTAACAAGGAAATATCCTATTCCAATTCCAAAATGGATAATCTCTCTCAATATTTCTTTGCATTGATAGCCATGACCTGTATGTATGGTTCTGTAATTGGCAGAAGGTGCGTAGAGGATATCCAGGGAAACCTGTCGGCTCTTGGAGCAAGAAGAGAGATATCACCTGCCCATAAGCTTACGGTAATCGTTGCTGACTTCTGTGGCTCCGTGTTGGTAGACTTCTCTTCCGTTCTGTTGTTGATTGGTTATCTCACCATGGTATTAAAAATTGATTTTGGTGACAGAGTGCCACAGATTATTTTGACTGCTTTTGCCGGCTCTGTAATTGGTGTGGCAATGGGGATGTTCATTGGTTCCATCGGAGGCATATCTGTAACGATAAAGCAAGCCTTGGTCTCAGTCATCAGCCTTGTATTGTCCTTCTTAAGCGGACTTATGATAAATACTATGAAAGATATTGTGGAGCATACCGTTCCTTTCGTAAACCGGATAAACCCTGCGGCATTGATTACGGACTGCCTGTATTCTCTGAATATGTATGACAACTTTGAGAGGTTTTACACAGACCTTGTTTTAATGGGAGTTATTGCTGTGTTATTTATCTTTGGAAGTTATATGCAGTTAAGGAGGAACCGCTATGCAAGTATTTAA
- a CDS encoding ABC transporter permease: MQVFKAFYINLRKEMPSIIIYFIIFLLLSLLLSGNGRKQTEVVYNDSKVKMAVFDEDNTVLSKSLYEYLDKTQELRTINNDKDSITDELFYRNVEYVLTIKEGFEEKIKSGSFEGVVENVKVPDSVSGKLLDDKINQYLSVLSAYTVGGFSIDEAAAKALDTVSVTAKVTLLQVEGKEVEKSKAYYFYTYIPYVLICMLINGLGGILLNFRKKDLDWRIKCSALSERSRNTALISAGLLFGFACWAAFVILSLFLYNEELTGIRGVLFIANSLVFLLVAMSLTYLVSFFVKTSSALNMASNIIGLGLSFLGGIFVPLEYMSKSVLRFSKLLPTYWYVMTNQTIDSFNRSGEQYNLIFRNFGIQAVIAGVIFAVAIGVSHSRRLAQ, from the coding sequence ATGCAAGTATTTAAAGCTTTTTATATTAACCTTAGAAAAGAAATGCCAAGCATCATAATATACTTTATTATCTTCCTCTTGTTATCTCTGTTACTCTCCGGTAATGGCAGGAAACAAACAGAGGTGGTGTATAATGACTCGAAGGTAAAGATGGCGGTATTTGATGAAGATAATACCGTATTAAGCAAAAGTCTGTATGAATATCTTGATAAGACCCAAGAGCTGAGAACAATAAATAATGATAAAGATTCCATAACTGACGAGCTTTTTTACCGGAATGTCGAATACGTTCTGACTATAAAAGAAGGTTTTGAGGAGAAGATAAAGTCCGGCAGCTTTGAAGGTGTTGTGGAGAATGTAAAGGTTCCGGACAGTGTAAGCGGTAAGCTGCTGGATGACAAGATCAATCAATATCTGTCTGTATTAAGTGCCTATACCGTGGGTGGTTTCAGCATAGATGAGGCGGCGGCAAAAGCACTGGATACCGTTTCTGTTACCGCAAAGGTAACCCTCCTTCAGGTAGAAGGAAAAGAGGTGGAAAAGAGCAAGGCCTATTACTTTTATACCTATATTCCCTATGTCCTTATCTGCATGCTGATAAATGGGCTTGGCGGAATCCTTCTGAATTTCCGGAAAAAAGACCTGGATTGGAGAATCAAGTGCTCCGCCTTGTCAGAAAGAAGCAGGAATACCGCCTTGATATCTGCCGGTCTGCTTTTTGGTTTTGCCTGTTGGGCTGCTTTTGTAATCCTCTCCCTCTTTCTCTATAACGAGGAACTGACTGGTATAAGAGGAGTACTCTTTATCGCAAACAGTCTGGTATTTTTATTGGTGGCAATGAGTCTTACCTACCTTGTCAGCTTTTTTGTAAAAACCTCCAGTGCCCTTAATATGGCCTCCAATATTATTGGTTTGGGACTCAGTTTCCTTGGGGGAATATTTGTTCCTTTAGAATATATGAGTAAGAGTGTTTTAAGATTTTCAAAGCTGCTGCCTACTTACTGGTATGTGATGACGAATCAAACCATTGATTCTTTTAATCGTTCAGGGGAACAGTACAACCTGATATTTCGAAATTTCGGTATTCAAGCAGTTATTGCTGGTGTTATATTCGCTGTGGCAATTGGGGTATCCCACTCCAGAAGGCTTGCACAGTAG
- a CDS encoding alpha/beta fold hydrolase, producing the protein MNNNTANQRNNSFIRKTASKNGIEIEYYVFNQPSNKASLIVSMGVWEPASRSFPLISRLKGHHCIVLSYRGRGRSSEPATGFDWADHSQDLACVLEQESFYNPVFLGFSKGVSYMLGFLLHHSVVPKGILIIDYPAVHIKAEEGYSDYWSSLYYNGSKLTEFVSTHTLEGIEKESTYRDFYKDLKHYSCPICILRGMDNASSIPSNLTDTDILKYQSAATRVEIIPFLYSGHMILEEELGKASRCILEFLENT; encoded by the coding sequence ATGAACAATAATACAGCGAATCAAAGAAATAACAGTTTTATCAGAAAAACTGCAAGTAAGAACGGAATAGAGATAGAATATTATGTTTTTAACCAACCAAGTAACAAAGCTTCCCTGATTGTGTCTATGGGTGTTTGGGAGCCGGCAAGCCGAAGTTTCCCCTTAATCAGCAGACTGAAAGGACATCATTGCATTGTTTTAAGCTACCGTGGAAGAGGACGAAGTTCTGAGCCTGCTACAGGCTTTGACTGGGCAGATCATTCTCAGGATCTTGCCTGTGTATTAGAGCAGGAGTCTTTTTATAATCCTGTTTTTCTTGGTTTTTCGAAAGGGGTATCCTATATGCTCGGATTCTTGCTTCATCATTCTGTTGTGCCAAAGGGGATTCTTATTATTGATTATCCCGCTGTTCACATCAAGGCAGAAGAAGGCTACTCTGATTACTGGTCATCCCTGTATTATAACGGTTCTAAATTAACTGAGTTTGTATCCACTCACACCTTGGAAGGGATAGAAAAAGAGTCTACTTATCGGGACTTTTATAAAGATCTTAAACATTACTCTTGTCCCATCTGTATCCTAAGGGGCATGGACAATGCATCTTCTATCCCTTCCAATCTTACAGATACAGATATACTAAAATACCAGTCTGCCGCCACGAGGGTAGAGATTATTCCTTTTCTATACAGTGGTCATATGATTCTGGAGGAAGAGCTGGGAAAAGCAAGCCGATGTATTTTAGAATTCTTAGAAAATACTTAA
- a CDS encoding GNAT family N-acetyltransferase, with protein MDINGDTIKFREKEYTCNFKITIDLIGGKWKTLILWYLGNQGTKRFSELQKLLPQVSHKVLTQQLRELEDDRLLERQVYPQVPPKVEYTLSVQGRTLMPIFDTLCQWGDEYRKRSFMYKKTLYKKTDKLCEEAKLIREEVFVKEQGFLDEFDEIDEIAKHLVFYADGKPAATCRYYRGKEEGEYTAGRIAVREEYRGRNLGQHIMETIEENVREDGGKSITLSAQKRVQGFYEKSGFKAYGEPYLDEHCEHIHMIKILD; from the coding sequence ATGGACATCAACGGTGATACCATAAAATTCAGAGAGAAAGAGTACACCTGTAATTTTAAAATAACCATAGATCTTATTGGTGGAAAATGGAAGACGCTTATTCTCTGGTATTTAGGCAATCAGGGCACGAAAAGATTTAGTGAATTACAGAAATTGCTGCCCCAGGTAAGTCATAAAGTGCTGACGCAGCAATTAAGAGAACTGGAAGATGACAGGCTCCTTGAGCGGCAGGTATATCCGCAGGTTCCACCCAAGGTAGAGTATACTCTGTCAGTTCAAGGAAGAACCCTAATGCCAATTTTTGATACCCTGTGCCAATGGGGAGATGAATATAGAAAGAGGTCTTTTATGTATAAAAAAACATTGTATAAAAAAACAGATAAACTCTGTGAGGAAGCAAAGCTAATCAGAGAAGAAGTATTTGTAAAGGAACAGGGATTTCTGGATGAATTTGATGAGATTGATGAAATAGCGAAACACCTGGTGTTTTATGCAGATGGCAAACCGGCAGCAACCTGCAGATATTACAGAGGAAAAGAAGAAGGAGAATATACGGCTGGCAGAATTGCAGTAAGAGAGGAATATCGTGGAAGGAATCTGGGACAGCATATTATGGAAACTATAGAGGAAAATGTCAGGGAGGACGGCGGAAAAAGTATCACTCTCTCAGCACAAAAAAGAGTACAGGGCTTTTATGAAAAGAGTGGTTTTAAAGCATATGGGGAACCTTATCTGGATGAACACTGTGAGCATATACATATGATAAAAATTCTGGATTAG
- a CDS encoding H-type small acid-soluble spore protein, with protein MDKKRASEIAHLPEMVHVTCNGEAVYIENVNPKKDMCSIHSLSNPGNSREVHVTQLVESESSR; from the coding sequence ATGGATAAGAAACGTGCTTCGGAAATTGCCCATTTACCAGAAATGGTCCATGTAACCTGTAACGGAGAGGCTGTTTACATTGAAAATGTAAATCCCAAGAAAGATATGTGCAGTATCCATTCCTTAAGCAATCCAGGAAACAGCCGGGAAGTCCATGTTACCCAGTTAGTTGAATCAGAAAGCTCCAGATAA